AGAGACCGTTGTTCTTCAAGGGCAGATCAACCTCTATCCCGGTGCTAAAGTTGCAGTGGTGAGCATTACTCCAGGAGGAAAATAGGTAACAAAGAGCGCTAGCGAAGCAAAGCAAAATCAATTTTCAAATTGCAGGACAGTATTCCTGCACTACGGCCTGCAATTTGAAAATTAATTTTGCAAAGCTGCAGCAAGCTATTTGCTGCCTATCTTCCTACTGGAGTAATGAATGAACATCTCAGAAACGTTTATTAAAAGACCTGTAATGACAACTCTTGTGATGGTTGCCATCACATTTTTTGGAATTCTGGCCTACCAGTCGATGCCTGTGAGTGACCTTCCCAGCGTCGACTTCCCCACCATTGAGGTTAATGTCACCTATCCTGGTGCCGATCCAAAAACGATCACTAATAACGTGATCGTGCCTCTCGAGCAGCAGTTCACGACGCTCCAAGGCATCCAGACGATCTCATCCACAAGCTATTCGGGCAGCGCGGTTATCGTCCTCTCTTTCCATCTCGACCGCTCGATCGACCTCGCAGCGCCCGATGTGCAAGCTGCGATCAATGCGGCTACTCCTCACCTTCCCAAAGACCTGCCTTATGCTCCGACCTATACCAAGGTGAATCCGACAGCGACGCCGATCATGATCTTCACCGTTACTTCACCTACAGTTCCTCTCTACCATCTCTATGACTATGGATATAGCGTTCTTGCTCAACAGCTCAACATCATCGAAGGTGTTGCCCAAGTACAGACCTACGGCTCTCCTTACGCAGTGCGTCTCCGTGTCGATCCTCAGAAACTCGCAGCGCGAGGAATCGATATCAACTCGTTAAGCGATACTATTCGTACAGCAAACGTCTACCTTCCTACAGGAACGCTCTTCGGCCAGAACGACGAGTTCACAATTTCAGCCAATGGCCAGATGTATGAGGCAGAAGAGTACAACAACATCATCATCAAAAACGATAATGGCTCCTTCGTCCGGTTTAGCGACATCGGCTACGCGCTCGACAGTCTCCAAAATGATAAGTACACCTTTCGCTTCTTAACCTCGGAAGTCAACCAGGATATGGTAGCGCTCGGGATTCAGAAGCAGGCTGGCGCAAACACCCTCGATGTAATCAAGCGGATTAAAGCTGCTCTTCCAGTGCTGGAAAAACAGCTGCCCGCATCGGTCTCTCTTTATAATATGTATGACCAGTCAGATTATATCATCGAAGCCGTGGACGATGTGAAGTGGACGCTACTCATCGCCCTCTGCCTTGTCGTTGCGGTTATCTTCATCTACCTCGGAAGAGTGGTGAACACCTTTATCCCCGCCATTACTATCCCGATTACAGTGATCGGAACTTTCATTGTGATGAAACTCATGGGGTTTACGATCGACGTTCTTTCACTGCTGGCAATCACCCTTGCGATCGGGTTTCTGGTCGACGATGCCGTCGTCGTTTTAGAGAATATCGTGCGTCACGTTGAACAGGGAGAGAAGACCTACGACGCCGCATTAAATGGATCTAAAGAGATCAGCTTCACTATTCTCTCAATGACCCTGTCGCTCGCCTCCGTCTTTATTCCCCTTGTTTTCATGGCAGGCATCGTCGGAAGGATCTTAAATGAATTTGCCGTTACTATCGTGACGGCCATTTTAATCTCCGGGTTCGTCTCCCTCTCTCTAACCCCACTTCTCTGCAGCCGAATGATTCCTCAACGGAGGGAGAAAGAGAGCCGCATGGAGCGCTTCTCATTAAGATTCAACGAAAAACTCGTTAGCTACTACCGCCCTACGCTTGAGTGGGCACTTAAACACAAGAAGAGTGTATTGACAGCGGCAGTCTTAAGCGTCATCGGAACCTTCTATCTCATTGCCATTCTACCCAAGGACTTCCTTCCTGGAGATGATGTCGGCTTTATTCAGGGATTCACAAAAACCACAGATGGAACTTCCCCCTTTCTGACCGGAAAATTTCAGCGTCAGACTGGAGAGCTCTTCATGAATGATCCCAACGTCGAAGCTGTAGTCAGCATCGGTGCAAATCCGCAGGACAACCAGGGAATCACCTTCATTAAGCTCAAACCATTTAAGGAGCGCCGCCCCATTCTAGAAGTGACAAAAGAGCTCTACATGAAGCTCGCTCCCATTCCTGGGCTTCAGATGTTCTTAAGGCCTCTACCTCTCATCAACCTGGATGTGGGAACGAGCACGGCTAAAGGAGATTACCAGTATGTCATTCAGGGGATAAACGCTGACGATGTGTACAAGTATGGCGATATCATGGAGAAAAAAATACGCGGGCTGAAAGGCTTTACCAGCGTAACTTCAGACCTCGACATGAACCAGCCGCAACTACAGGTTGAAATTCAACGCGACCGCGCCTCGATCCTCAACATCTCTGCTTGGCAGATCGAAAATGCGCTTGGCCTCGCTTATGCCGGCACCTACCTCTCCCCAATCAATGAGCCCCAAAACCAGTACTATGCGATCATGGAGACCATTCCAAAGTTTTATCGGGCTCCAGACAATCTAAAGCAGATCTGGCTCCGCTCCTCGAAGGGAGATCTCGTCCCCCTCTCAGCTGTCATTAAGACAACAGAAGGAGTAGGACCCCTCACAGAGAACCATTTAAATGGTCTCCCCTCTGTGACGATTACCTTTAACCTCGCTGCTGGAGTCTCTCTAAGCGACGCACTAAAAAATCTAGACAGCGTCGCAAAAGAGACGCTTCCAACGACTCTTGTCGGCATTGCTGCAGGAACTGCGAACGTCTTCACCTCCTCATTTGCCACCTTAAACTTCCTTCTGCTCATCACGATCTTCGTGATCTATCTCATTCTCGGCATTCTCTATGAGAATTTCCTGCCCCCAATTGCCGTGATGTCAACTCTTGCCCCCGCAGCGCTTGGAGGACTTCTCTCTCTTGTAATCTTCAACTACACGCTCTCTCTCTATGCTTTTGTCGGGATCATCATGCTTCTTGGCATCGTGATGAAAAACGGAATTATCATGGTGGATTTTGCAAATGAATCTGTAGCCAAAGAGAAGAAGGCCCCGCACGATGCAATTCTACATGCGTGTCTCGTCCGCTTCCGCCCCATTCTCATGACCACACTGTCGGCAATGATGGGAGCCGTGCCGATTGCAATCGGCTTTGGCGGCATGACAGCACAGAGCAGAAAATCACTTGGGGTTGTCATCGTTGGCGGCCTTATCTTCTCTCAGATCCTTACCCTCTACCTCACTCCCGTCATCTACGTCTACCTCGAACTCCTCAAAGAGAAACTCAAAAAGAAAGAAGCAAAGGGATAAGGAAAAAGAAAAGAATGGGAGAAGATCGGGCGCGGGCACGCACACGGGCACGTTCACGAAAATTCGGAGTGTTTTCTATAGATCTACCCATCCTTTTTTTCTTTCTTTCGTGAACGTGTGCGTGCCCGTGCCGGTGCCCGATCTTCTTCCCCTCTCCTCTTACGGGCGGGGGTGGAAGGATTCGAAGGCGTTTTTCAGATGCTTCTGGCTGATGTGGGTGTAGCGATCGGTTGTGGCGATGCTTGCATGCCCGAGCATCTCTTGGATGACGCGCAGATCAGCTCCGTTTTCAAGCAGATGCGTTGCAAACGAGTGGCGAAGGGTGTGTGGCGAAATCTCCTTAAGAATTTGTGCAGCCTTTGCGTGGAACTTTACCCTCTTCCACACCTCTATCCTATCGATCCGCTTTCCTTTTGGCGTGACAAATACCGCACTCTCATCTTCTGCAGCTTTGCGAAAGTTGATCAAGTAGTGGTCGACCGCATCCACTGCCACCTTGGCAATCGGCACAATCCGCTCCTTCCCCCCTTTTCCTTTTACGCGGATTGAAAGATCATCCAGATCCTGGATGTTGAGCCCGCACACCTCTGAAACGCGCAGACCCGAGGCATAGAGAACCTCTAGTATCGCCTTATCGCGCGCTCCTTGCATGGTAGTGACATCCGGAGTTTCAAGAAGCCTTCTCATCTCTTCGATGGAGAGCACCTCTGGAATCAGCTGCCACATTTTTGGGCTATCGAGATAGCTCGTCGCGTCGTGCGCAATTTTGCGCTCGCGCTTTAGAAAGCGAAAAAAGACCTTCACCGCAACGAGCATTCTGCAGATCGTGCTGCTGGCATACTGCTTATCTTTAAGATAAGCGAGAAATGCGATGATCGTCTCTTCTGTAACAAGCGAGATCTCTTCAATCTTCCGTTTTTCAAGAACGGAAAAGAAGTGCTCAAGGTCCTGTTCGTAAGCGATGAGCGTGTTTCTTGCGAGCCCCTTTTCTGAAGCGAGATAAGAGAGAAAATCTGAAACCAGATCTTTCATAAAAATTTTAGTTGAGTTATAACCAGCGCTTAAACTTCTAAAGGAGTGCACTCAAATGAAGCATACCCGTTTTCTTCTTGCATCTGCAACTCTATTGACATCTGCGCTATATGCTGATGCTACACACGAAGAAGCTGTGAATAAAGAGATCGGCCTCTTCTTTAACGCGGATTTTCTCTATTGGGAGATGCATGAAGAGGGGCTCGAGTTCGCAGTTTCGGGTGTAAAGGGATCCTCTAACCCCAGCCCCAATTCCGTAAAAAAAGGAAAAGCTTATAAGCCGAGCTTCAAGTGGGACCCCGGATTTCGCGTGGGAGCAGGATACATCGTTCCAGAACGAACATGGGACCTCTGGCTGAACTGGACACGCTTTAGAACTGAAGGAAAAAAATCTGCCTCTCACTCTGGAGATCCTGCCCTTAATCCCATCTACTCTGTTTTGGATAACCAGGGGTTTGTTTTAGGTGAGGTTCAATCGAGCTCAGCTAAGCTAAAGATGCAGTACAACACCTTAGATTTCGAAGTTGGACGTCGTTATGAGATCCTTCCAAAACTTAAACTGCGTCCCCAGATTGGCCTCAGAGGCGCATGGATCAACCAGGACTACGATATCGACTATCTCTATAGCAACGGATCGGGCTCCATTGCTCATGATCAAGACATGGACAACGATTTCAGCGGACTCGGACTGCGTGCAGGTTTAGACTCCCAGTGGGCAATCACCCCGCATTTTGGTTTTTTTGGAAATATTTCAGCGTCAATCGTCGGAGGTAAGTTTCACGTAACAGAAGAGTTTACTGAAACTCTCAATACTATCCTTCCTCCAAGAAGAGGCGTCTATGTCAATCTACACGACCACTTCTTCGACCTCGCACCAGAGGTCGAAATCATGCTCGGCTTTCACTTAGAGCCAGGCAGCAGCAAAAATCGCTACCGCTTAGAGATCGATCTGGGATGGGAGTATATCGTCTGGTTCAACCAGAATCAGCTCTACCTCTTTACATCTAGCGACATGCGCGGAGTAGGAATACGCGAAAGAGGAAACCTGAACTTCCAGGGCCTCGTTCTCAGCGCCAAGCTCCACTTCTAGCTTTTAAGGCAAAGAGTAACAGGATAGACAAGATAAGAAAAGATTAGAAAACAGGATTTAGCCGCGGTAGCGGCGACAGGCGCTAGCCCCGCGTGTAGCGAAGCGGAACGTGGGGAATATCGCATCCCTAAATACATAAGAGCCGCGGTAGCGGTGAAAGAGATTTGTGTCGCCGCTACCGCGGCTTTTTGATAGGGGGGATCTTCTTTCCCCACGTTCCGCTTCGCTACACGCGGGGCTAGCGCCTTACATCGCTTCCGCGATTAAGAAAAGAAAAAATCTAGGTGTAGCGCTGGGTGAGGCAGTAGCCGAGCATGAGGGTCCAGAGAAGGGCAATTCCGGCAGTTGAGAGCTGCAAGGCGAAGCTTACCTCGAGAAGCGCTGTTGAGATAACTGCAGCTAGGCACACAGCAGTGAGCATGAGCATCAAGAGATGGTCATATCTACCAGGCAAGCTATTTGCAGAGCACTCTATGAGCTGGTTGATATCGATTGCAAGCCAGCCGAGCGCGCCAAGAGTGTTGAGAAGCGCAGCAGCAACGAGAGCTGAAGGCGCAGCAGTGACTAGCGGGATAATAGCTGCCGCAACCCCCATCGCACATAAAGCAAGCGAAACTGAAGAGAGCAGAATCCTGCTTGCGTTTTCGGAAAAAACACGCGCAGCTACTGCCTGAATATGCTCCGTTGAGGCGCTCTGCACTGCAGTCACAGAATCGCTGCCTATTGCGCGACTGAGCACGCTTATCTTTTTCTGACGAAGAGCCTCTATCGCATCAGCATCATTGTCGGCATCGATCTGCTCACACAATGTAACCTCAAGCTTCTCTCTTAAAAGAGCAACTACTGACGCACTTTTTACGGCTTCATTTTTGCCAATGTAACTTGCATTAAGTTCGCGTCTAAGCGAGATCTCTTCTGTGAGATCGATCACCGAACTTGCACCGAGAAGAAGACTTGTTACACCAAAAAGCGAACCACCTATCGTGCCGCAGCTACCCGCAATAGATTCCATCGATTTGGAAGCCTTTGCATAGGCCATTATGCTAAAAGCGCGTGCGGGCACAAAGAAGAGACCTGCAACCGTCTGCACAGCTCCTCTCACGTATTTAAGAGTCGCTAGCACGCTTCCAGTCGCATCGCTGATACGCTGCATAAGGATGCTCTCGTGCCATCCCTTGTGGAAGCCCAAGACCCCTCCGACGATGCTAAACGTGGTGGTGATCCCCAGTGTAGAAGTAGCAATGGGGTCATTCTGCTCATGTATTGCGCTAAGAGTACTCACGGCATTTCTGAAAATACCGGAAGTATCAGATGTGATATCAGCCCAGCCTAAACAGACCTTGCCAAAAGGCGTCTCCATGCCGTTTCGAACCCCAAGGTCTGAAACTGTACAAAATGAGCAGCTGTTGCTTTCTAATGAAATAGCCATAATATAAACAAAAGTAAATTTGCTTATATTATAGACTAATATTAATTATATGGTAATAAAATTAAAATATTGATAATACTAAATATTTTAATATTACACTACAGAAGCTAGAGCCTGGTTAGTATCGAACTGAGGAAGAGGAACAACCCTCCCCTCAAGACCAAGAGCTCTCTTCTGATGCGCGTTCACAGCATGCCAGCTCTTCGCATTCACCGAGAGCCAGATCAGCCCGATAGCAATCGCTCCAAGAAGCGGCACAATCCCCAGTGAAAGAACGCTTGCAAGAACGATCCCTGCAGCGCATGAGAGAGCACCCACAGCTGTGCTAATTTTGAGCATCGTAGTGTCATACTTGCCCGGAGCCACATCTTTGAGGCTCTGATGCAGACGGTAGCCGTCGAGAACCGTCATCAAGACAGTTACGATGACGAAGGCTGCCATGATGATAATTGGACCAAGCGGGCCAAGGGCGATAAATCCTAAAACTGTTGCGACGATCCCCACGATACAAGCAACCATGTAGCCCGCATTCATCAGGATGCTCTTATCCAGAGCCCCTTCCATCTCTGTAACCAGAGGGTCGATCATTCCCAAGAGATCTTTTGCCTTTTGGATCGCCTCTTTGTCGCCTTCTGCAACTCGTTTAGAGAGCAGCTCGCCCTCATGAATTAAATCGTTTTTAACCGCGAGAAACTTTTGAGCCATAGCTCCACCCACGAGATTAGATAGCTTTAATTCAGATCTTGCTGCTGCTTTCTGCTGAAGTAACGCTGCTCCCTCCAGCTCCAAGTAGGTAGAGAGGTAAGAAGCAGGATCTTCTTCTGCTGCTGCTTCCATCGCAAGCATCTCCATTGCAATTGCGCGGTACTCTTTCTCTGTTAACGTGTCTTTTATCGCCGCTTTAATCGCCTTTATTCGATTTGAAAGAGCCTCATTTCGCTTCTCTTTATCAGTTGCGATAACCTCTTCCACTCCGGTGTACTTCTCCAGGAAGCGGACGCGTTCAACTAGATCTTTATCTTTCATAGTCGTCAGTAGCTCTGTGCGGAAGTTCGACGCATTGCGAATCTCCATTGCACACACCACAGCGAGAAGCAGGTAGAAGAATCCCCAGATCGCACCACCTACCGCTGAGACAACATTAGTTATACGTCCAAGAAGAGTTGGAGCTGCAGGAGTAGTATCCACCTTTTTTATCACACAGGCGAGAGCAAGACCCCTCACCCCGATATAAGATGTACCACCGACGGCCTGAACTACGCATCTTGCAGCATCGACCTTAGCGACCTGAGCACCTTCAGCATAGCCCACATCTTCTGCGGCAGCTATACGTCCTTTAGCCCTGATGAAGCCATCGACTGCAAGCGGAGCATTAAGCGTT
Above is a genomic segment from Chlamydiales bacterium containing:
- a CDS encoding autotransporter domain-containing protein, whose amino-acid sequence is MKHTRFLLASATLLTSALYADATHEEAVNKEIGLFFNADFLYWEMHEEGLEFAVSGVKGSSNPSPNSVKKGKAYKPSFKWDPGFRVGAGYIVPERTWDLWLNWTRFRTEGKKSASHSGDPALNPIYSVLDNQGFVLGEVQSSSAKLKMQYNTLDFEVGRRYEILPKLKLRPQIGLRGAWINQDYDIDYLYSNGSGSIAHDQDMDNDFSGLGLRAGLDSQWAITPHFGFFGNISASIVGGKFHVTEEFTETLNTILPPRRGVYVNLHDHFFDLAPEVEIMLGFHLEPGSSKNRYRLEIDLGWEYIVWFNQNQLYLFTSSDMRGVGIRERGNLNFQGLVLSAKLHF
- the xerD gene encoding site-specific tyrosine recombinase XerD, which encodes MKDLVSDFLSYLASEKGLARNTLIAYEQDLEHFFSVLEKRKIEEISLVTEETIIAFLAYLKDKQYASSTICRMLVAVKVFFRFLKRERKIAHDATSYLDSPKMWQLIPEVLSIEEMRRLLETPDVTTMQGARDKAILEVLYASGLRVSEVCGLNIQDLDDLSIRVKGKGGKERIVPIAKVAVDAVDHYLINFRKAAEDESAVFVTPKGKRIDRIEVWKRVKFHAKAAQILKEISPHTLRHSFATHLLENGADLRVIQEMLGHASIATTDRYTHISQKHLKNAFESFHPRP
- a CDS encoding efflux RND transporter permease subunit; protein product: MNISETFIKRPVMTTLVMVAITFFGILAYQSMPVSDLPSVDFPTIEVNVTYPGADPKTITNNVIVPLEQQFTTLQGIQTISSTSYSGSAVIVLSFHLDRSIDLAAPDVQAAINAATPHLPKDLPYAPTYTKVNPTATPIMIFTVTSPTVPLYHLYDYGYSVLAQQLNIIEGVAQVQTYGSPYAVRLRVDPQKLAARGIDINSLSDTIRTANVYLPTGTLFGQNDEFTISANGQMYEAEEYNNIIIKNDNGSFVRFSDIGYALDSLQNDKYTFRFLTSEVNQDMVALGIQKQAGANTLDVIKRIKAALPVLEKQLPASVSLYNMYDQSDYIIEAVDDVKWTLLIALCLVVAVIFIYLGRVVNTFIPAITIPITVIGTFIVMKLMGFTIDVLSLLAITLAIGFLVDDAVVVLENIVRHVEQGEKTYDAALNGSKEISFTILSMTLSLASVFIPLVFMAGIVGRILNEFAVTIVTAILISGFVSLSLTPLLCSRMIPQRREKESRMERFSLRFNEKLVSYYRPTLEWALKHKKSVLTAAVLSVIGTFYLIAILPKDFLPGDDVGFIQGFTKTTDGTSPFLTGKFQRQTGELFMNDPNVEAVVSIGANPQDNQGITFIKLKPFKERRPILEVTKELYMKLAPIPGLQMFLRPLPLINLDVGTSTAKGDYQYVIQGINADDVYKYGDIMEKKIRGLKGFTSVTSDLDMNQPQLQVEIQRDRASILNISAWQIENALGLAYAGTYLSPINEPQNQYYAIMETIPKFYRAPDNLKQIWLRSSKGDLVPLSAVIKTTEGVGPLTENHLNGLPSVTITFNLAAGVSLSDALKNLDSVAKETLPTTLVGIAAGTANVFTSSFATLNFLLLITIFVIYLILGILYENFLPPIAVMSTLAPAALGGLLSLVIFNYTLSLYAFVGIIMLLGIVMKNGIIMVDFANESVAKEKKAPHDAILHACLVRFRPILMTTLSAMMGAVPIAIGFGGMTAQSRKSLGVVIVGGLIFSQILTLYLTPVIYVYLELLKEKLKKKEAKG